The following are encoded in a window of Solibacillus sp. FSL R7-0668 genomic DNA:
- the lexA gene encoding transcriptional repressor LexA: MTQKISKRQQAILNFIKDEVRAKGYPPSVREIGEAVGLASSSTVHGHLARLESKGLIRRDPTKPRAIEVLDQEALTIPKSGVIQVPLIGKVTAGLPISAIEDIQEYFPLPDTYGASEDELFMLEIMGESMIEAGILNGDYVIVKKTATANNGEIVVAMTTEDEATVKRFYKEKTHFRLQPENSSMDPILVNQVTILGKVVGLYRNIH, encoded by the coding sequence TTGACACAAAAAATTTCTAAAAGGCAGCAAGCAATTTTAAATTTTATTAAAGATGAAGTACGTGCCAAAGGTTATCCACCATCCGTTCGCGAAATTGGAGAAGCGGTTGGTTTAGCTTCTAGTTCGACTGTTCACGGGCATTTAGCGCGTTTAGAAAGTAAAGGGCTTATCCGTCGCGACCCTACAAAGCCACGTGCAATTGAAGTATTAGATCAAGAAGCATTAACAATTCCGAAATCCGGTGTAATTCAAGTTCCTTTAATTGGAAAAGTTACTGCTGGATTGCCAATTTCAGCCATCGAGGACATTCAAGAATATTTCCCATTACCTGATACGTATGGCGCTTCTGAGGATGAATTATTTATGCTTGAGATTATGGGTGAATCGATGATTGAAGCAGGGATTCTAAATGGAGACTATGTAATCGTCAAAAAAACAGCGACAGCCAACAATGGGGAAATTGTTGTGGCCATGACTACGGAAGATGAAGCGACTGTCAAACGCTTCTACAAAGAAAAAACACATTTCCGTCTACAGCCCGAAAACAGTTCAATGGACCCTATTCTTGTGAATCAAGTTACTATTTTAGGTAAAGTAGTAGGATTGTATCGTAATATTCATTAA
- the yneA gene encoding cell division suppressor protein YneA codes for MKKIKLNSFTTMVLAFSIIMFTFFIVEDEKIEQYEQVTIAQGDTLWSLAETYRGKMAKNDWIHFVKKENGLQDEKVVYGQVLMVPVEQDSNYIANLNDEESSGDKTVKVARNHESK; via the coding sequence ATGAAAAAAATCAAATTAAACAGTTTCACAACAATGGTACTGGCATTTTCTATTATTATGTTTACATTCTTTATCGTTGAAGATGAAAAAATCGAACAATACGAACAGGTGACCATTGCACAGGGGGATACTTTATGGTCGTTAGCAGAAACATATCGTGGTAAAATGGCAAAGAACGATTGGATTCACTTTGTAAAAAAGGAAAATGGCTTACAAGATGAAAAGGTAGTATATGGTCAAGTACTGATGGTCCCTGTAGAGCAGGATTCCAACTATATTGCCAACTTAAATGACGAAGAATCATCAGGAGATAAGACAGTTAAGGTAGCGAGAAATCATGAATCAAAGTAA
- a CDS encoding DUF896 domain-containing protein has translation MLSKEKIARINELSKLAKEGKLTEELAKERTALRKEYLDVFRSTMRDTIEHVKVVDEEGNDVTPEKLKQLKSQKGFLN, from the coding sequence ATGTTATCAAAAGAAAAAATCGCTCGTATTAATGAGCTTTCGAAGCTAGCAAAAGAAGGAAAATTAACGGAGGAATTAGCGAAAGAGCGTACAGCTTTACGTAAAGAATATTTAGATGTATTCCGTTCGACGATGCGTGACACAATTGAACATGTAAAAGTAGTAGATGAAGAAGGTAATGACGTAACACCAGAAAAATTAAAGCAATTGAAATCTCAAAAAGGCTTCTTAAATTAA
- a CDS encoding IS3 family transposase, translating into MRCPSIKEKGASIHEKRNKYTTKTNTSRRLTRSTSSRNQSATYGKRVFKKVERLSSSQGKITKEDKVKVIYELRHKYPVKALVKFAGIPRSTYYHYVKKMHRPDPDAKLKDDIQSIYEEHEGRYGYRRIRDELANRGQKVNHKKVQRIMKELGLKCVVRMKKYKSYKGTVGKIAPNILDRNFTAEAPNEKWVTDITEFKLFGEKLYLSPVLDLFNGEIITYTIGSRPTYSLVSEMLEKALERLPAEHQLLMHSDQGWHYQMKQYRHALQSRGIVQSMSRKGNCYDNSVMENFFGIMKSEFLYLKEFESVEHFKKELENYIHYYNTKRMKAKLKMSPVQYRTHFTQAA; encoded by the coding sequence ATTCGATGCCCTTCAATCAAAGAAAAAGGGGCGTCCATCCATGAAAAAAGAAACAAATACACAACTAAAACAAACACCAGTAGAAGGCTCACCAGAAGCACTTCAAGCAGAAATCAATCGGCTACGTATGGAAAACGAGTATTTAAAAAAGTTGAACGCCTTAGTTCAAGCCAAGGAAAAATCACCAAAGAAGACAAAGTAAAGGTCATCTATGAATTAAGGCATAAATACCCGGTGAAGGCGCTTGTGAAGTTCGCAGGCATTCCACGTAGCACATACTATCATTACGTCAAGAAGATGCATCGACCGGATCCAGATGCCAAACTAAAAGATGATATTCAATCGATTTATGAGGAACACGAAGGTCGTTATGGCTATCGTCGTATTCGCGATGAGCTCGCGAATCGTGGACAAAAAGTGAATCATAAAAAGGTTCAACGCATCATGAAAGAACTTGGTTTAAAGTGCGTAGTGCGTATGAAAAAATATAAGTCTTATAAAGGGACAGTCGGTAAAATTGCGCCAAATATTTTAGATCGCAACTTTACAGCTGAAGCCCCAAATGAGAAGTGGGTAACAGATATTACGGAGTTTAAATTATTTGGCGAAAAGCTCTATTTATCGCCTGTTTTAGACTTATTTAATGGCGAAATTATCACGTATACAATCGGCTCAAGACCAACCTATTCGTTGGTTTCTGAGATGTTGGAGAAGGCGTTAGAGCGATTACCAGCGGAACACCAGCTACTGATGCATTCCGATCAAGGTTGGCATTATCAAATGAAACAATATCGCCATGCGCTCCAATCGAGAGGCATTGTGCAAAGCATGTCACGTAAAGGGAACTGTTATGACAATTCGGTGATGGAGAATTTCTTTGGCATCATGAAGTCTGAATTCCTTTACTTAAAGGAATTTGAAAGCGTCGAGCATTTTAAAAAGGAACTTGAAAACTATATACACTATTACAACACGAAACGCATGAAGGCAAAATTAAAAATGAGTCCGGTGCAATACCGAACTCATTTTACCCAAGCTGCCTAA
- a CDS encoding YneB family resolvase-like protein, with the protein MNQSKAVLYCRVSTEKDTQETSLVRQQEELTSYAKSLGYSELYVYKDQHSGYEVDRDGLLDMLDFMKEQQVKALFVQDETRLGRGNARMAVLHLIQKYEATVYTLNDAGPIALNEMDTMLLEILAIVEEYQRRMHNAKIRRGMRRAVENGYMPQNNFKNRGNAEGRERIEVSIEEIVKLRQKGLTFAEIATTLKGLGIPISKATVHRRYMEYMEQLEE; encoded by the coding sequence ATGAATCAAAGTAAAGCAGTATTATATTGCCGTGTTAGTACTGAAAAAGACACGCAAGAAACCTCGTTAGTTCGCCAGCAAGAAGAGCTAACAAGCTATGCGAAATCATTGGGCTATTCAGAGCTTTATGTATACAAAGATCAGCATAGTGGGTATGAAGTAGATCGAGATGGATTATTAGATATGCTCGATTTTATGAAAGAGCAGCAAGTAAAAGCCCTATTTGTGCAAGATGAAACGCGCTTAGGACGAGGTAATGCCCGAATGGCCGTACTCCATTTAATTCAAAAATATGAAGCCACTGTTTATACATTAAATGATGCGGGCCCAATCGCATTAAATGAAATGGACACAATGTTGCTTGAAATATTGGCAATTGTTGAAGAATATCAGCGCCGTATGCATAATGCCAAAATACGACGTGGTATGCGCCGTGCTGTTGAAAATGGCTATATGCCACAAAATAATTTTAAAAATCGCGGGAATGCAGAGGGGCGTGAACGTATAGAAGTGTCAATTGAAGAAATCGTCAAATTACGTCAAAAGGGATTGACATTTGCTGAAATTGCCACGACTTTAAAAGGTCTAGGCATCCCGATTAGTAAAGCTACCGTTCACCGCCGCTATATGGAATATATGGAGCAACTTGAAGAGTAA